A genomic window from Candidatus Poribacteria bacterium includes:
- a CDS encoding tetratricopeptide repeat protein — MKRLMYGCLFLAILGLTIGCQDNDQISSEKKAASATSKKSSVSPSAQDYNNRGTAYQRAGRLQAAAAAYRQAIEIKPTLIEAHHNLGTVYVMQGKLDAAIAAYKRVLQLRPDMAEAYVDLGRTYGLAGRLDAAIAEYQKALTRDATLVYAHYGIGLAYRHKGMFPEAIFALEQAITRQPDFVEALMQLGFVYRETEQLSRAVETFTTVIHIYPTNAKAYHELGVCHTKADAYPEAIQAFERALQLNPDTVETQNLLRVAQARMARQR, encoded by the coding sequence ATGAAACGATTGATGTATGGATGCCTCTTTCTGGCAATTTTGGGGTTAACGATCGGATGTCAAGACAACGACCAAATCTCGAGTGAAAAAAAGGCTGCATCCGCGACATCCAAAAAATCATCGGTTTCCCCCTCTGCACAGGACTACAATAACAGAGGGACGGCTTACCAACGTGCCGGGAGACTGCAAGCGGCAGCGGCGGCTTACCGACAGGCTATTGAAATAAAACCGACGCTTATTGAGGCACACCATAACCTCGGCACAGTGTATGTAATGCAGGGGAAACTCGATGCGGCGATTGCCGCGTATAAGCGCGTTCTTCAGTTACGACCGGACATGGCGGAGGCTTATGTCGATTTGGGCAGAACCTACGGACTCGCAGGACGGCTGGATGCGGCGATTGCTGAGTACCAGAAAGCACTCACGCGTGATGCTACGCTCGTCTATGCACATTATGGGATCGGTCTCGCTTACAGACACAAAGGCATGTTCCCTGAAGCCATTTTCGCCCTTGAACAGGCGATAACCCGGCAGCCTGACTTCGTCGAGGCACTGATGCAGCTGGGTTTCGTCTATCGAGAAACAGAACAACTCAGTCGTGCCGTGGAAACCTTCACCACGGTTATTCACATCTATCCGACAAACGCTAAAGCGTATCATGAACTCGGTGTCTGCCATACAAAAGCGGACGCGTATCCAGAAGCCATTCAGGCTTTTGAAAGAGCCTTACAACTGAATCCAGATACTGTTGAAACGCAAAATCTTTTGCGGGTTGCCCAGGCGCGTATGGCGCGTCAAAGGTAG
- a CDS encoding aldo/keto reductase, with the protein MDRRAFLKSMASLTTGVLLSSACAEGDEEGIVSDRLGNLLPTRRFGRTGEAVTMLGVGGWHIGEMNEAEAQKTIEISLEGGVRFFDSAESYQAGGSERRLGKLLVPKYRDDVFLMTKTTAPNAAKAQEHLEGSLTRLNTDRLDLWQMHSVKNPVDVDDRIDNGILDVMLEAKASGKTRYIGFTGHTSPAAHERVLERTDIFDTCQLAMNLVDVSYESFIERVVPTLIERNIGVIGMKALANGGFFGGSQHGRHGLNPKVVPNRVSVSEAVRFVWSLPISTLVTGPDTAEQMQEKIDIAKTFTGMDDDERQALIEKVEDMAGTTVEFYKT; encoded by the coding sequence ATTGACCGACGTGCATTTCTAAAATCAATGGCAAGTTTGACAACAGGCGTTCTCTTGTCATCTGCGTGTGCAGAGGGTGATGAAGAAGGTATTGTGAGTGATCGCTTAGGTAACCTCCTGCCGACACGGAGGTTTGGACGCACCGGTGAAGCCGTAACGATGCTCGGTGTAGGTGGCTGGCATATCGGGGAGATGAACGAAGCAGAGGCTCAGAAAACGATCGAGATCTCGCTTGAAGGGGGTGTGCGCTTCTTCGATAGTGCTGAATCCTATCAAGCGGGTGGAAGCGAGCGGCGACTCGGTAAACTACTGGTCCCAAAATATCGCGATGATGTGTTTCTGATGACGAAGACGACAGCACCCAACGCCGCGAAAGCGCAGGAACACCTTGAGGGTTCACTGACACGTTTGAATACCGATCGGCTTGACCTCTGGCAGATGCACTCTGTAAAAAACCCTGTAGACGTCGATGATCGGATTGATAACGGTATCCTCGACGTTATGTTGGAAGCGAAAGCGAGTGGCAAAACCCGCTATATTGGGTTCACTGGACATACAAGTCCAGCCGCGCACGAACGCGTCCTCGAACGGACCGATATTTTTGACACCTGTCAATTGGCAATGAATCTCGTCGACGTCAGTTACGAGAGTTTCATTGAGAGAGTCGTGCCGACGCTCATTGAGCGAAATATTGGCGTGATCGGAATGAAAGCGTTAGCGAACGGGGGTTTCTTCGGGGGTTCGCAGCACGGCAGACACGGTCTGAATCCGAAAGTTGTCCCAAATCGCGTCAGTGTCTCCGAAGCCGTGCGTTTCGTTTGGTCGTTGCCCATAAGCACACTCGTTACGGGTCCAGACACTGCGGAACAGATGCAAGAGAAGATTGACATTGCGAAGACCTTTACAGGCATGGACGATGACGAACGTCAGGCGTTGATAGAAAAAGTGGAAGATATGGCAGGCACAACGGTTGAGTTTTACAAAACCTGA
- a CDS encoding phytanoyl-CoA dioxygenase family protein, translating into MLTQEQVEFYHENGYLKVDQLFAPAETKELASEMVRIINNWGQETIGWPGPWRTRYLKDEDQQTTKAVFMHNPHFYSSAWGRVIFHERLTGAVQSLIGDTIQWHHTVLHAKPPEKGTPFPMHQDYPFYPHDGLDFVDCLVHLDDAPFESGALRVVPGSHKEGPREHITGEGTAPHLPTDKFHPDFIDSIPIPAKAGDVIFFSYCLIHWSEVNRTEQWRKAVRFGYHKPEMRPVGRDPEEPYNNIMAGGFKANPTSEQIMA; encoded by the coding sequence ATGCTAACGCAAGAACAGGTCGAATTTTACCATGAGAACGGGTATCTCAAGGTAGACCAACTCTTCGCACCCGCGGAGACGAAGGAATTGGCATCTGAAATGGTGCGGATTATCAACAATTGGGGGCAAGAGACAATCGGGTGGCCCGGACCGTGGCGCACACGCTACCTCAAGGACGAGGACCAGCAGACGACGAAAGCTGTCTTTATGCACAATCCCCATTTCTACTCCTCCGCATGGGGACGGGTGATCTTCCACGAACGCTTGACGGGCGCGGTGCAATCCCTCATCGGCGATACCATTCAATGGCACCATACCGTGCTACACGCGAAGCCACCGGAAAAAGGAACACCCTTCCCGATGCACCAGGACTATCCCTTCTATCCACACGATGGACTCGACTTCGTGGATTGCCTCGTCCATCTCGATGATGCACCCTTTGAGAGTGGTGCCTTGCGGGTTGTCCCCGGCAGCCATAAGGAAGGCCCCCGGGAACACATCACAGGTGAAGGCACAGCACCGCATCTGCCGACTGATAAATTCCACCCAGATTTCATTGACTCGATCCCGATTCCGGCAAAGGCTGGGGATGTCATTTTCTTCAGTTATTGCCTAATCCACTGGTCTGAGGTCAATCGGACAGAGCAGTGGCGGAAAGCCGTCCGATTCGGATACCACAAGCCGGAGATGCGACCCGTCGGACGCGATCCAGAAGAACCTTACAACAACATTATGGCGGGCGGGTTCAAAGCGAATCCAACTTCCGAGCAAATAATGGCTTAA
- a CDS encoding transcriptional regulator, translated as MNTEPQNRKPQLPELPRSIEEVPVVYDQQELDTAEKTGIEICQDSIDPVLFIFTVKLRIDDKNLLKIEVPRSLFIHKTSNGYFIRQGSSKTEMPTEQLARLFQSRSQARIIAFDEQFVPNTSKDTLKSDLYERFITQSATADAVEDLLLKRRLLVKEDQQNRVSVAGVLMCHDKPDDYLYNSFIQAVFYRGKERDANDQIDAKDFRCPLDQQIIDAMGFVYRYNAVAARKDIGRIDFPEYSMRAVFEAVVNAVVHRDYSKTGSKIRLFMFSDRLELYSPGALANTVTVDNLRYSQATRNELLARLLSEITLDDDMSRQVVRRLFLERRGEGVGIILNESEALSGRTPVYEMFDEELRLTIFAAKPPWQAEV; from the coding sequence ATGAACACAGAGCCCCAAAACAGAAAACCCCAGTTACCAGAGTTGCCACGCTCCATTGAAGAGGTACCCGTTGTTTATGACCAGCAAGAACTGGATACGGCGGAAAAAACAGGCATCGAAATATGCCAAGACAGTATTGACCCGGTGCTTTTCATTTTTACAGTGAAACTGCGGATTGATGATAAAAATCTGTTAAAAATAGAGGTGCCGCGAAGTCTGTTTATTCATAAGACCTCTAACGGTTACTTCATTCGTCAGGGAAGTAGTAAAACAGAGATGCCTACCGAGCAGTTAGCTCGATTATTTCAAAGCCGATCGCAGGCACGTATCATTGCTTTCGATGAACAATTCGTCCCGAATACGAGTAAAGACACACTCAAAAGCGACCTCTACGAGCGATTTATCACGCAAAGCGCGACAGCGGATGCGGTAGAAGATTTGCTGCTGAAAAGACGTTTGTTGGTCAAAGAAGACCAGCAGAACCGTGTCTCTGTCGCGGGAGTCCTGATGTGTCATGACAAACCCGATGATTACCTCTATAACAGTTTCATTCAGGCTGTTTTCTATCGTGGGAAGGAAAGAGACGCGAACGACCAGATCGATGCAAAGGACTTTAGGTGCCCCTTGGACCAACAGATAATAGATGCTATGGGATTTGTCTACAGATACAACGCGGTCGCCGCACGGAAGGACATCGGCAGGATAGACTTCCCAGAATACAGCATGCGTGCCGTGTTTGAAGCAGTAGTGAACGCGGTTGTCCACAGGGATTATTCCAAAACGGGTTCAAAGATTCGCCTGTTTATGTTTTCTGACCGACTGGAACTTTACTCTCCAGGGGCACTGGCGAATACCGTGACAGTGGACAATTTACGCTACAGCCAAGCCACGCGTAACGAACTCCTTGCTCGCTTACTTTCAGAAATTACATTGGACGATGATATGAGCAGGCAGGTGGTGCGTCGGCTCTTTTTGGAACGCCGAGGGGAAGGGGTCGGTATCATTTTGAACGAAAGCGAAGCACTGAGTGGCAGGACACCTGTATATGAAATGTTTGACGAAGAATTGCGGCTGACAATTTTTGCCGCGAAACCCCCATGGCAAGCAGAAGTATAA
- a CDS encoding CRTAC1 family protein yields the protein MSFTKPDVHLWISIFFTVLVSLCIAAAADVKFTDVTDAAGIEFRHFTGATGERYMPETMGAGCAFLDYDADGYLDILLANGTRLTPAGPVDTPKLYRNAGNGQFVDITEAAGLNVPMYGMGITAADYDNDADLDIYFTNVGKNRLFRNNGDNTFTDVTEFAKVGDMGWSTSAAFFDADKDGWVDLFVCNYVEWTPETDVPCTVNPSGAKQYRTYCTPTVYPGQSCRFYRNQGSGTFTDMTSAAGLYNPIGKSLGVTLLDYNHDGWIDLAVANDTAPNFLYRNNGDGTFTDEAVVMGVAFSETGKARGSMGIDAADVYNTGGTAIVIGNFSNEKTGFYYAESGAAYFTDRTDSVGIGKPSYRSLTFGILFFDCDLDGALDLFCVNGHIEPEVLHYQQHIPYAQPPSLFRNQKDGTFRDIGKAAGLDRIGVGRGCAYGDYDNDGDVDLLVTNNGVTKDYGTVWLLRNDSEPSSNYLRVKVMGTRSNRDGIGTSVRLTLGDSIQQQIVRTGGSYCSQSEMTLTFGLEKNERVTHLEIRWPSGEIDQYVELAANQLIEIVENGSKK from the coding sequence TTGAGTTTTACAAAACCTGATGTCCACCTGTGGATCTCTATTTTCTTTACTGTCCTTGTTTCCCTATGTATCGCTGCGGCGGCAGATGTAAAATTTACGGATGTCACTGATGCCGCCGGCATTGAATTCCGACATTTTACTGGGGCAACCGGTGAACGTTATATGCCCGAGACGATGGGAGCAGGCTGCGCTTTTTTGGACTACGATGCGGATGGGTATTTGGACATTCTGCTCGCAAATGGGACGCGTTTGACACCTGCAGGTCCCGTGGATACCCCGAAACTCTACCGAAACGCCGGGAACGGACAGTTCGTTGACATTACTGAGGCAGCGGGACTCAACGTGCCGATGTATGGTATGGGCATAACCGCTGCCGATTATGATAACGATGCCGACCTCGATATCTACTTTACCAACGTAGGTAAAAATCGACTCTTTCGTAATAATGGTGACAACACTTTCACAGATGTCACCGAATTCGCCAAAGTAGGCGATATGGGTTGGTCAACAAGTGCAGCCTTCTTCGATGCCGACAAAGACGGTTGGGTGGATCTGTTTGTTTGTAACTATGTTGAATGGACCCCTGAAACCGATGTTCCGTGCACGGTAAATCCGTCTGGCGCGAAACAATACAGGACCTACTGCACGCCTACCGTCTATCCGGGTCAATCCTGTCGTTTCTATCGCAACCAAGGCAGTGGCACGTTCACCGATATGACATCAGCGGCAGGATTGTATAATCCCATAGGGAAATCCCTCGGTGTAACCCTTTTGGATTACAATCATGACGGATGGATTGACCTCGCGGTGGCGAACGATACTGCGCCTAATTTTTTGTATCGCAATAACGGGGACGGCACATTTACCGACGAAGCCGTGGTGATGGGAGTCGCTTTCAGTGAGACAGGTAAAGCGCGGGGCAGTATGGGGATTGACGCAGCGGATGTCTATAACACTGGCGGCACTGCAATCGTTATCGGTAATTTTAGCAACGAGAAGACGGGATTTTACTATGCAGAATCGGGCGCGGCTTACTTTACCGATAGAACAGATAGCGTCGGAATTGGGAAGCCAAGTTACCGGTCTTTGACGTTTGGGATCCTGTTTTTCGATTGCGATCTGGATGGCGCGCTCGACCTGTTTTGCGTTAATGGACATATTGAGCCGGAGGTGCTGCATTATCAACAGCATATCCCTTATGCCCAACCCCCTTCACTCTTCCGAAATCAGAAAGACGGAACGTTTCGAGACATCGGTAAGGCTGCTGGGCTTGATCGTATAGGCGTCGGACGCGGTTGTGCGTATGGCGATTACGATAACGATGGGGATGTGGACCTTCTTGTCACCAATAACGGCGTTACCAAAGATTACGGCACTGTATGGCTCCTGCGTAACGACAGTGAACCTTCATCCAATTATCTCCGAGTGAAGGTTATGGGGACCCGTAGCAATCGCGACGGCATCGGGACAAGCGTCCGGTTAACGCTGGGGGATAGCATCCAGCAGCAAATCGTTCGGACCGGCGGTAGTTACTGTTCCCAAAGTGAAATGACCTTGACCTTCGGATTGGAGAAAAACGAAAGGGTTACACATCTTGAAATCCGATGGCCCTCTGGTGAGATAGACCAGTACGTAGAACTTGCGGCAAACCAACTGATAGAGATAGTCGAAAATGGGTCAAAAAAATGA
- a CDS encoding polysaccharide deacetylase family protein, producing the protein MIFLCSIRIRNLRHENILQKTIPDKLVVLTFDDGCKSQATVAAPILKGYGFGATFYITEGLNFLTNKEAYMTWEEVKGLHDDGFEIGNHTRHHRNVTQQPAAELSADLVHIDARCEAYGISKPTTFCYPGYSHGEAAVHVLAEHGFHFARRGVAPEFPYSGEGDRGPAYNPTRHHPLLIPTTGASGPNWNFDDFTWALTQATAGNITILTFHGVPDIEHPWVHTEPEQFEAYMAYLYENDYKVIALRDLTDYVKGKVATQLKALLKGEKEV; encoded by the coding sequence ATGATTTTTTTATGTTCCATACGGATACGAAATTTGAGGCATGAGAACATTTTGCAGAAGACAATCCCCGATAAACTTGTTGTGCTAACCTTCGACGATGGGTGCAAATCACAGGCGACAGTCGCCGCCCCGATCCTTAAAGGGTATGGCTTCGGTGCAACTTTCTATATCACCGAAGGACTCAACTTCCTCACCAACAAAGAAGCCTATATGACGTGGGAAGAGGTCAAAGGTCTACATGACGACGGTTTCGAGATTGGGAATCACACGCGCCATCACCGAAACGTCACGCAGCAACCCGCTGCGGAACTCAGTGCGGATTTGGTGCACATTGACGCTCGTTGTGAGGCTTACGGTATTTCGAAACCCACAACGTTTTGTTACCCAGGTTATAGCCACGGTGAAGCAGCCGTCCACGTGCTCGCTGAACACGGCTTTCATTTTGCCCGACGCGGTGTTGCTCCAGAGTTCCCTTATAGCGGAGAAGGCGACCGCGGGCCGGCTTACAATCCAACCCGGCATCATCCTCTCTTAATTCCAACGACAGGCGCCTCTGGTCCCAATTGGAACTTTGATGACTTCACGTGGGCACTCACCCAAGCAACAGCCGGAAATATAACGATCCTGACGTTTCATGGGGTTCCGGATATTGAGCATCCATGGGTCCACACAGAACCAGAGCAATTTGAAGCGTATATGGCATATCTCTACGAAAACGATTACAAGGTCATTGCCCTCCGAGACCTCACTGACTATGTGAAAGGCAAGGTCGCTACACAATTAAAGGCTTTACTTAAAGGCGAAAAGGAGGTATAG
- a CDS encoding LamG domain-containing protein, producing MRQVILFTILIALFAVPTLLVNAADIEDGLWMYLPLNEGTGETVADHGPHAFDTELSKSAPKSVDAKHNDIGKALEFDGKATYVKIDMAGQNEDIDSHFEDKEGITICAWVKPLKVGTDGHGQTRQPIVMKGAGGQWEFALYVYDDFGAGMSVWTCPGSGVSEPHTAGTAPQGKWIHQCGTFLLKEGVRVYVDGAKAAVAEAGDNGNGPCEAGNRPVFIAHREDGQWLNAVIAEVFMWNRVISVEEMNLAMKTIGGLAVQPGGKLSTTWGNIKRR from the coding sequence ATGCGTCAGGTTATACTTTTTACGATCTTGATAGCACTGTTTGCTGTGCCAACTCTTCTTGTGAATGCCGCGGATATTGAAGATGGACTTTGGATGTATCTACCGCTGAACGAAGGCACAGGTGAAACGGTCGCCGACCACGGCCCCCACGCCTTCGATACAGAATTGAGTAAGAGTGCCCCAAAATCGGTCGATGCCAAGCACAACGATATCGGAAAAGCGTTGGAATTTGATGGCAAGGCAACCTACGTCAAGATCGACATGGCAGGTCAGAACGAGGACATCGATTCACATTTTGAGGATAAGGAGGGCATTACGATCTGCGCGTGGGTGAAACCGCTAAAGGTTGGGACGGATGGCCACGGTCAAACCCGTCAACCTATCGTGATGAAAGGTGCTGGTGGGCAGTGGGAGTTCGCCCTCTATGTCTATGACGACTTCGGCGCAGGCATGTCTGTCTGGACCTGCCCGGGTTCCGGGGTTTCAGAGCCACACACCGCAGGCACCGCACCACAAGGCAAGTGGATCCACCAATGTGGCACATTTCTCTTGAAGGAGGGTGTCCGCGTTTACGTAGACGGGGCCAAAGCCGCAGTCGCGGAAGCAGGTGATAACGGCAATGGTCCCTGTGAAGCCGGTAATCGTCCTGTGTTCATTGCCCATCGTGAAGACGGACAGTGGTTAAATGCAGTCATTGCCGAAGTCTTTATGTGGAATCGGGTGATTAGTGTTGAGGAGATGAATCTTGCTATGAAAACAATCGGGGGATTGGCGGTTCAACCGGGCGGTAAACTGTCAACCACCTGGGGCAACATAAAACGTCGTTGA